In one Sphingomonas sanguinis genomic region, the following are encoded:
- a CDS encoding sensor histidine kinase, which produces MRLPQSIHGRMILISGAAILAALLLAGWGLAGALEGIVTRGLDQRLDSEIAVLASAVDRQGKVDRGRIDQRRGLLEPEPGWRWRIAGPDGVIGSGDFPPLAAPHPPGPVEGGRPPAPPPGGPTLVEPPRPAEGRTEQGVRVHARQVTIPSTRGAVTITAAAPRAVVARPIRAALVPLLAMLAGLGVLLAAASLIQLRLGLRPLRRLREQVAAIRTGERTRVDEDQPAELQPLAAELNALTADSERALAAARASAANLAHALKTPVATLALDLADDPPRAAQVARIDDTIRHHLARARVQLGTSRAATLLRPAMADLADAIARIHAERGVRITTDIADDLSVTMDAQDLDEVAGNLVDNAARHARSQVTIAAMVEGRQVRLSVTDDGPGIPQADRLRATQAGARLDERGDGHGFGLAIARELAELHGGRLVLDEAPGGGLSASVLLPRAARAE; this is translated from the coding sequence GTGAGGCTGCCCCAGTCGATACATGGCCGGATGATCCTGATTTCGGGCGCGGCGATTCTGGCAGCGTTGCTGCTGGCGGGCTGGGGGCTGGCGGGGGCGCTGGAGGGGATCGTCACGCGCGGGCTGGACCAGAGGCTCGATTCGGAGATCGCCGTGCTGGCGTCGGCCGTCGACAGACAGGGTAAGGTGGACCGGGGGCGCATCGACCAGCGACGCGGTTTGCTGGAGCCCGAACCCGGCTGGCGCTGGCGGATCGCGGGACCGGACGGGGTGATCGGATCGGGCGACTTTCCGCCACTCGCCGCGCCGCATCCGCCGGGGCCTGTCGAGGGCGGTCGGCCCCCTGCCCCTCCGCCCGGCGGTCCCACGCTCGTCGAGCCGCCCCGCCCCGCCGAGGGCCGCACCGAACAGGGCGTCCGCGTCCATGCCCGACAGGTCACCATCCCCTCGACACGCGGGGCGGTGACGATCACCGCCGCCGCGCCGCGCGCGGTCGTCGCGCGGCCGATCCGTGCCGCGCTGGTGCCGCTGCTCGCGATGCTGGCGGGGCTGGGCGTGCTGCTCGCCGCCGCCAGCCTGATCCAGCTGCGGCTCGGCCTGCGCCCCTTACGGCGGCTGCGCGAACAGGTCGCCGCCATCCGTACCGGCGAGCGGACCCGCGTCGACGAGGATCAGCCTGCCGAACTCCAGCCGCTCGCCGCCGAGCTGAACGCGCTGACCGCCGACAGCGAGCGCGCGCTGGCGGCCGCCCGCGCCTCGGCGGCCAATCTGGCGCATGCGCTCAAGACGCCGGTGGCGACGCTGGCGCTCGATCTGGCGGACGATCCGCCCCGCGCCGCGCAGGTCGCGCGGATCGATGACACCATCCGCCACCACCTCGCGCGCGCGCGGGTGCAGCTGGGCACGAGTCGCGCCGCAACGCTGCTGCGCCCCGCAATGGCCGACCTTGCCGATGCGATCGCACGCATCCATGCCGAACGCGGCGTGCGCATCACCACCGACATCGCCGACGATCTGTCGGTCACGATGGACGCGCAGGATCTGGACGAGGTGGCGGGCAATCTGGTCGACAATGCCGCCCGCCATGCCCGCAGCCAAGTGACCATCGCGGCGATGGTGGAGGGGCGGCAGGTTCGCCTCAGCGTCACCGATGACGGCCCCGGCATCCCCCAGGCCGACCGGCTTCGCGCGACGCAAGCCGGTGCGCGGCTGGACGAGCGTGGCGACGGACATGGCTTCGGCTTGGCGATCGCGCGCGAACTGGCCGAACTGCATGGCGGTCGGCTAGTCCTGGACGAAGCACCGGGCGGCGGCCTGTCCGCCAGCGTCCTGCTGCCCCGCGCCGCGCGCGCCGAATAA